In Zunongwangia profunda SM-A87, the following proteins share a genomic window:
- a CDS encoding RNA polymerase sigma factor — translation MTIIEFMYKDNHDLIERLKNGEDSAYSYLLQLYHRQLFVYVVTLTRDRDLAEDIIQNVFLKLWEYRSRLNPDYSIKNFLYRSSYNEFVNNYNKNKGITYFDKVFLENAEQVAMNSDFELLERKMEIVFEGVSLLPDKCAEVFILSKREGLTNIEIADYLNISLKTVEGHLTKAYSILRERLGTKIESFLLLLFR, via the coding sequence TTGACTATTATAGAATTTATGTATAAGGATAATCATGATCTTATAGAACGCCTGAAAAACGGTGAAGATTCGGCATATTCGTATTTATTACAATTATACCATAGGCAATTATTTGTGTACGTGGTGACATTAACAAGGGATCGTGATTTGGCGGAAGATATCATTCAGAATGTATTTCTGAAACTCTGGGAGTATAGAAGTCGGCTTAACCCAGATTATTCAATTAAAAATTTTCTGTATAGAAGCAGTTATAATGAGTTTGTCAATAATTATAATAAAAATAAAGGAATTACTTACTTTGATAAAGTGTTTTTAGAGAACGCAGAGCAGGTTGCAATGAATAGTGATTTCGAGCTTCTTGAAAGAAAAATGGAAATTGTTTTTGAAGGAGTTTCATTATTACCGGATAAATGCGCAGAAGTTTTTATACTAAGTAAAAGGGAAGGGCTCACTAATATTGAAATTGCTGATTATCTCAATATTTCTTTAAAAACAGTAGAAGGACATTTAACCAAGGCCTATTCAATTTTAAGAGAACGATTAGGTACTAAAATAGAAAGTTTTCTACTCTTGTTATTCCGATGA
- the pdeM gene encoding ligase-associated DNA damage response endonuclease PdeM, with translation MKINIQHNHFQLACSGVSYWEEQKTLLVADVHLGKISHFRKYGSAVPQTAVQTNFDRLDQAVVQFQPLKIIFLGDLFHSALNAEWNLFENWFQNQKAEVILIAGNHDIIAPWHYEKLGVKVFQELHIDDFRLTHHPEEKQGSFNICGHIHPGYRLVGLAKQHLKLKCFFRSRNQLILPAFGEFTGAFLMKPEAEDQVFVCAKAEVIRVN, from the coding sequence TTGAAAATTAATATTCAACATAATCATTTTCAGTTAGCATGTAGTGGTGTTTCCTATTGGGAAGAGCAAAAGACGCTACTAGTGGCCGATGTGCATTTAGGAAAGATTTCACATTTTCGAAAGTATGGCAGTGCGGTACCGCAAACGGCGGTTCAGACCAACTTTGATCGTCTAGATCAAGCAGTAGTACAATTTCAACCATTAAAAATCATCTTTTTAGGCGACTTGTTTCATAGCGCTTTAAATGCAGAATGGAATTTGTTTGAAAACTGGTTTCAAAATCAAAAAGCTGAGGTTATTTTGATTGCGGGAAATCACGATATTATTGCTCCGTGGCATTACGAAAAATTAGGTGTGAAAGTCTTTCAGGAGTTACACATTGATGATTTCCGTTTAACGCATCACCCCGAAGAAAAACAGGGTAGCTTTAATATTTGTGGACATATTCATCCGGGATATCGATTGGTGGGTTTGGCCAAACAGCATCTAAAACTGAAATGCTTTTTTAGAAGTAGAAACCAACTTATTTTACCTGCTTTTGGTGAGTTTACGGGTGCTTTTTTAATGAAACCTGAAGCAGAAGACCAGGTTTTTGTATGTGCAAAAGCTGAAGTGATTCGGGTGAATTAA
- a CDS encoding SDR family NAD(P)-dependent oxidoreductase produces the protein MSNFKDKTAIITGGSGSIGYTTALELAKKGANVLLVDIDEESLKEKESAAKKENLNISYVVADVSKPEDVKNYVETCIERYGKIDYFFNNAGIEGKVAPLEEYPDDIFDKVMEVNVKGTYLGMKHVIPKIEDGGSIVITSSVAGLQGSPKMVSYITSKHAVIGIMRTAALELGKRNVRVNCVNPGSVDNRMMRSLEDGVNPGHGDDVKKAYEATIPLGRYATPEDISHMVCFLFSDKASYANGQTFVIDGGMKA, from the coding sequence ATGAGTAATTTCAAAGATAAAACTGCAATAATCACGGGCGGTTCCGGAAGCATTGGTTATACTACCGCATTAGAATTAGCAAAAAAAGGTGCGAATGTATTATTAGTTGATATCGATGAAGAATCTTTAAAAGAAAAAGAATCGGCCGCAAAAAAAGAGAATTTAAATATTTCTTACGTTGTCGCCGATGTAAGTAAACCAGAGGATGTAAAAAATTATGTAGAAACTTGTATTGAGCGTTATGGTAAAATTGATTATTTCTTTAATAACGCCGGTATAGAAGGTAAAGTGGCACCTTTAGAGGAGTACCCAGATGACATTTTTGATAAAGTGATGGAGGTTAATGTAAAAGGCACTTACTTAGGAATGAAGCATGTAATCCCGAAAATTGAAGATGGCGGTAGTATCGTAATTACATCTTCAGTAGCTGGTTTACAAGGCTCTCCTAAAATGGTTTCCTACATCACATCTAAACATGCGGTTATAGGAATCATGCGAACTGCCGCTTTAGAATTGGGAAAAAGAAATGTGCGTGTAAACTGCGTAAATCCCGGCTCTGTAGATAATCGTATGATGCGTTCTCTCGAAGATGGCGTAAATCCAGGACATGGAGACGATGTAAAAAAAGCTTACGAAGCTACCATTCCGCTAGGAAGATACGCCACACCTGAAGATATATCGCATATGGTTTGCTTCCTATTTTCTGATAAAGCCTCTTATGCCAACGGCCAAACATTTGTAATCGATGGCGGAATGAAAGCTTAA
- a CDS encoding protease complex subunit PrcB family protein has product MKNLVYCCMVMLMFSCNSAQNSENMNPTLIAEGNLYGNGNDGLVENNMVLKNQTEWKEVAAKLNKLNANIKEDQIKAVDFKKQMVIVLIDQQRTKGGYAIKISGVKNKEESVVINLRKSQTEGMATMVMTQPYYVGTIPKTDKEIEFEEVK; this is encoded by the coding sequence ATGAAGAACTTAGTTTATTGCTGTATGGTCATGTTGATGTTCAGTTGTAATTCAGCTCAAAATTCAGAAAATATGAATCCCACTCTAATTGCCGAGGGTAATCTGTATGGAAATGGTAATGATGGCTTAGTGGAAAATAATATGGTACTTAAAAACCAAACAGAATGGAAAGAAGTAGCTGCTAAACTGAATAAGCTTAATGCTAATATCAAAGAAGATCAGATAAAGGCTGTTGATTTCAAAAAGCAAATGGTCATCGTCTTAATCGATCAACAACGCACAAAAGGAGGATATGCTATTAAAATTTCAGGTGTCAAAAATAAAGAAGAATCGGTAGTAATAAACCTACGGAAATCACAAACGGAAGGCATGGCCACAATGGTAATGACACAGCCCTATTATGTGGGAACCATCCCAAAAACCGATAAAGAAATCGAATTTGAAGAAGTAAAATAG
- the asnB gene encoding asparagine synthase B: MCGIVCAFDLKEKSDDLRPQLLEMARCLRHRGPDWSGIYSNDNAILAHERLAIVDPISGGQPLLSKDGNLVLAANGEIYNHKKLREQCQDYEFQTASDCEVILALYKQKGARFLDDLNGIFGFAIYDVENDEYLIARDHMGIIPLYIGWDQNGTFYVASELKALEGKCTKIELFPPGHYLSSKEEGFQKWYERDWMEYDAVKDNHTSIEELREALEKAVHRQLMSDVPYGVLLSGGLDSSITSAVAKKYSEKRIESDDKDAAWWPRLHSFAIGLEGSPDLAAAQKVADHLDTVHHEIKFTIQEGLDAIKDVIYHLETYDVTTIRASTPMYLMARTIKSLGIKMVLSGEGSDELFGGYLYFHKAPNAKEFHEETVRKLDKLHQYDCLRANKSLCAWGIEGRVPFLDKEFMDVAMRINPQDKMINGERIEKWVLRKAFEDYLPESVTWRQKEQFSDGVGYSWIDTLKELVNAEVTDEQLKNSHFKFPIQPPSSKEEYYYRTIFSQHFPSDAAALSVPSVPSVACSTPTALEWDESFKNMNDPSGRAVANVHSDA; this comes from the coding sequence GTGTGTGGAATTGTTTGTGCGTTCGATTTAAAAGAGAAGTCTGATGATTTAAGACCTCAATTATTAGAAATGGCCAGATGTTTAAGACATCGTGGTCCGGACTGGAGTGGGATTTACAGTAATGATAATGCGATTTTGGCGCATGAGCGTCTAGCTATTGTCGACCCAATTTCAGGAGGACAGCCTTTATTATCTAAAGATGGTAATTTAGTACTTGCCGCTAATGGCGAAATATATAATCATAAGAAATTAAGAGAGCAGTGCCAAGATTACGAATTTCAAACAGCATCAGACTGTGAAGTTATCCTGGCTTTGTATAAGCAAAAGGGAGCAAGATTCCTTGACGATCTAAACGGAATTTTTGGTTTTGCTATTTATGATGTAGAAAACGATGAATATCTAATTGCCCGGGACCATATGGGTATTATACCGCTATATATTGGTTGGGATCAAAACGGTACTTTTTACGTGGCATCAGAGCTTAAGGCCCTGGAAGGAAAATGTACAAAAATTGAATTGTTTCCTCCGGGTCACTACCTATCCAGTAAGGAAGAAGGCTTCCAGAAATGGTACGAGCGTGACTGGATGGAATATGATGCGGTTAAGGATAATCATACCAGTATTGAAGAGCTAAGAGAGGCTTTAGAGAAAGCGGTTCACCGTCAGTTAATGAGTGATGTTCCTTATGGGGTATTACTTTCTGGAGGCCTGGATTCTTCAATAACTTCAGCAGTAGCTAAAAAGTATTCAGAAAAAAGAATTGAAAGTGACGATAAAGACGCCGCATGGTGGCCAAGATTGCATTCTTTTGCCATTGGTTTAGAAGGTTCTCCAGATCTTGCAGCAGCGCAAAAAGTAGCTGATCATTTGGATACCGTGCATCACGAAATTAAATTTACCATTCAGGAAGGTTTAGATGCTATAAAAGACGTGATCTATCATTTAGAGACGTATGATGTGACCACGATCAGAGCTTCAACTCCTATGTACTTAATGGCAAGGACTATCAAATCTTTAGGAATTAAAATGGTACTTTCTGGAGAAGGATCTGATGAGCTTTTTGGAGGATATCTTTATTTTCATAAAGCACCTAATGCAAAAGAGTTTCATGAAGAAACCGTACGTAAATTGGATAAATTACATCAGTACGATTGTTTAAGAGCGAACAAATCACTTTGTGCCTGGGGAATAGAAGGTCGGGTGCCATTCTTAGATAAAGAATTTATGGATGTGGCCATGCGAATTAATCCACAGGATAAAATGATCAATGGAGAACGTATCGAGAAATGGGTGCTTAGAAAGGCTTTTGAAGATTATTTGCCAGAGAGCGTGACCTGGAGACAAAAAGAACAGTTTTCTGATGGTGTTGGGTATAGTTGGATTGATACCTTGAAAGAACTGGTAAACGCTGAAGTTACAGACGAACAACTTAAAAACTCTCATTTTAAGTTCCCAATTCAGCCACCATCAAGTAAAGAAGAATACTATTACAGAACGATATTTTCACAGCATTTCCCAAGTGATGCTGCCGCATTATCTGTTCCTTCAGTACCTTCAGTGGCATGTAGTACTCCAACCGCTTTAGAATGGGACGAATCATTTAAGAACATGAACGATCCATCTGGTAGAGCAGTAGCAAATGTACATTCAGATGCTTAA
- a CDS encoding fumarate reductase/succinate dehydrogenase flavoprotein subunit, with protein MSVLESKIPEGPLKDKWTKHKNDINLVNPANKRNIDIIVVGTGLAGGAAAATLAELGYNVKTFCYQDSPRRAHSIAAQGGINASKNYQGDGDSDYRLFYDTVKGGDYRSREANVYRLAEVSGNIIDQCVAQGVPFAREYGGYLDNRSFGGVLVSRTFYAKGQTGQQLLLGAYSAMNRQINRGKIQSFNRHEMMDLVLVDGKARGIIARDMVTGELERHSGHAVVLASGGYGNVFFLSTNAMGSNVMAAWRAHRRGAYFANPCYTQIHPTCIPVTGDHQSKLTLMSESLRNDGRIWVPKKKEDAIAIREGKKKPTELSEEERDYYLERRYPSFGNLVPRDVASRAAKERCDAGFGVNKTGQAVYLDFASAIKRYGKEAAFTSGHKNPSEAEIIKLGKEVVESKYGNLFQMYEKITDQNPYETPMMIYPAVHYTMGGLWVDYNLQTTIPGCYAAGEANFSDHGANRLGASALMQGLADGYFVLPYTIGDYLSKDIRTGKIPTDSPEFEATEKEVKDKIDRLMNAGGKHSVDTYHKKLGKIMWEKCGMARNEQGLKEAIEEIKALREDFWQNVKVTGTAESKNAELEKAGRVADFLELGELFAKDALHRNESCGGHFREEYQTEDGEALRDDENFKYVAAWEYKGQPSDAVLHKEELIFKNIELKTRSYK; from the coding sequence ATGTCAGTTTTAGAATCAAAGATACCAGAAGGGCCGCTTAAAGATAAGTGGACTAAACATAAAAATGATATTAACCTGGTAAACCCTGCCAACAAGCGTAATATCGATATTATCGTTGTAGGTACAGGTCTTGCAGGTGGAGCAGCAGCTGCAACCCTTGCCGAATTGGGTTATAATGTAAAGACGTTTTGCTATCAGGATTCTCCAAGACGTGCACACTCTATTGCTGCACAGGGAGGTATAAATGCATCAAAAAATTATCAGGGAGATGGTGACTCAGATTACCGTCTTTTTTATGATACCGTAAAAGGTGGGGATTACCGCTCTAGAGAAGCGAATGTTTACCGTCTTGCAGAGGTATCAGGAAATATTATCGACCAGTGTGTTGCACAAGGTGTTCCTTTTGCACGTGAATATGGTGGTTATTTAGATAACCGTTCTTTTGGTGGAGTTTTGGTTTCCAGAACTTTTTACGCAAAAGGGCAAACTGGTCAGCAATTATTATTAGGAGCATATTCTGCAATGAACCGCCAGATAAATCGTGGTAAGATTCAGTCTTTTAACCGCCACGAAATGATGGATCTTGTTTTAGTAGATGGTAAAGCAAGAGGAATTATTGCCAGAGATATGGTTACGGGTGAGTTAGAGAGACACTCTGGTCACGCTGTAGTTTTAGCTTCTGGAGGTTACGGTAACGTATTTTTCCTTTCAACAAATGCAATGGGAAGTAACGTGATGGCAGCATGGAGAGCACACCGTAGAGGAGCTTACTTTGCTAACCCTTGTTATACGCAAATTCACCCAACGTGTATTCCTGTTACGGGAGATCATCAGTCTAAATTAACTTTGATGTCTGAATCTTTACGTAACGATGGTCGTATTTGGGTTCCGAAGAAAAAAGAAGATGCAATTGCGATTAGAGAAGGGAAGAAAAAGCCTACCGAACTTTCTGAAGAAGAAAGAGATTATTACTTAGAAAGAAGATATCCTTCATTTGGTAATCTTGTACCTCGTGATGTAGCCTCCAGAGCCGCAAAAGAACGTTGTGATGCAGGGTTTGGAGTAAACAAAACCGGGCAGGCAGTATACCTTGACTTTGCGAGTGCAATTAAGCGCTACGGAAAAGAAGCTGCTTTCACATCGGGACATAAGAATCCATCTGAGGCTGAAATTATAAAATTAGGTAAAGAAGTTGTAGAATCTAAATACGGTAACCTTTTCCAGATGTACGAAAAGATCACCGATCAAAATCCTTACGAAACTCCAATGATGATCTATCCTGCGGTTCACTATACTATGGGAGGTCTTTGGGTAGATTATAATTTACAGACAACTATTCCTGGGTGTTATGCTGCCGGAGAAGCCAACTTCTCTGATCACGGTGCTAACAGGTTAGGAGCTTCTGCTTTAATGCAGGGACTTGCAGATGGTTATTTTGTATTACCATATACAATTGGAGATTATCTTTCTAAAGATATTAGAACAGGAAAGATCCCAACAGATTCTCCAGAGTTCGAAGCAACCGAGAAAGAAGTGAAAGACAAGATCGATCGCTTGATGAACGCTGGCGGAAAACACTCTGTAGATACTTATCATAAGAAATTAGGTAAGATCATGTGGGAGAAGTGTGGTATGGCTCGTAACGAGCAGGGTCTTAAAGAAGCTATCGAAGAAATTAAAGCATTAAGGGAAGATTTCTGGCAGAATGTTAAAGTTACCGGTACAGCAGAGAGCAAGAATGCGGAATTGGAAAAAGCAGGCCGTGTGGCAGATTTTCTGGAATTAGGAGAGCTTTTTGCAAAAGATGCATTACATAGAAATGAGTCCTGTGGAGGTCACTTTAGAGAGGAATATCAAACTGAAGATGGGGAAGCTTTAAGGGATGATGAAAACTTTAAATATGTAGCTGCCTGGGAGTATAAAGGACAACCTAGTGATGCAGTCCTTCATAAAGAAGAGCTGATCTTTAAAAATATAGAATTAAAAACAAGAAGTTATAAATAG
- a CDS encoding HopJ type III effector protein, whose amino-acid sequence MDLLKYLEQVASDPKSADFKQTINLIDEYYQFSPASFKNGQIYNEAGNNNGSCKIFALGLLKGLSKETTLALFGEHYFDGVLKDPEGNSHQNIRNFMDTGWSGIAFDTEALQPVK is encoded by the coding sequence ATGGATTTATTAAAATATTTAGAACAGGTGGCGTCCGATCCAAAATCCGCTGATTTTAAACAAACAATAAATTTAATTGATGAATACTATCAATTTTCACCAGCCTCTTTTAAAAACGGACAGATTTATAATGAAGCCGGCAACAACAACGGTAGCTGTAAAATATTTGCTCTCGGCTTACTTAAAGGACTAAGTAAAGAAACAACATTGGCACTTTTTGGGGAGCATTATTTTGATGGAGTTTTAAAGGATCCTGAAGGCAATAGTCATCAGAACATTCGTAATTTTATGGACACCGGATGGAGCGGTATCGCTTTTGATACCGAAGCTTTACAACCTGTAAAGTAA
- a CDS encoding succinate dehydrogenase cytochrome b subunit yields MGGFLKSSIAKKVAMALSGLFLVLFLLQHFTINFTSVFSEDLFNELSHFMGTNFLVQSILQPVLIFGVIFHFVMGFVLEAKNRGARNVKYVKYNGGANSSWMSRNMIYSGLVVLAFLVLHFYDFWVPELVHKYVESHPEDASRYYGELVAKFQDPIRVAAYCLSFVFLSLHLLHGFSSSFQSMGWNNKYAKGVRGLTVAYAIIIPLGFIFIALFHYINNL; encoded by the coding sequence ATGGGTGGATTTTTAAAATCATCTATCGCAAAGAAAGTTGCGATGGCCTTGTCGGGACTGTTCCTGGTCTTATTTTTACTTCAGCACTTTACAATAAATTTCACTTCTGTTTTTAGTGAGGACTTATTTAATGAACTTTCCCATTTTATGGGAACAAATTTCTTGGTACAGTCCATTCTTCAACCAGTATTGATATTTGGGGTGATATTTCATTTTGTAATGGGGTTTGTTCTTGAAGCTAAGAACCGCGGCGCTAGAAATGTAAAATATGTTAAGTACAATGGTGGTGCGAACTCTAGCTGGATGTCCAGAAATATGATTTATTCTGGATTAGTAGTATTGGCCTTTTTAGTGCTTCATTTTTATGATTTTTGGGTGCCAGAACTCGTGCATAAATATGTAGAATCTCACCCAGAGGATGCATCAAGATATTATGGGGAGTTGGTGGCTAAATTTCAGGATCCAATACGAGTGGCGGCCTATTGCCTGTCTTTTGTTTTCCTTAGTTTGCACTTACTTCATGGGTTTTCTTCGTCTTTCCAGTCTATGGGTTGGAATAATAAGTATGCTAAAGGAGTAAGAGGCCTTACAGTGGCTTATGCTATAATTATTCCGCTTGGATTTATTTTTATAGCATTGTTTCACTATATCAATAACCTTTAA
- a CDS encoding succinate dehydrogenase/fumarate reductase iron-sulfur subunit, with protein sequence MKLTLKIWRQENAKSKGKMVSYPIDGIEGDMSFLEMLDVLNEELVAKGEDPVEFDHDCREGICGACSLQINGEPHGPDKLITTCQLHMRSFKDGDTIVIEPFRANAFPVVKDLIVDRSSFDRIQQAGGYVSINTSGNTIDANSIPVNKHDADDSFAAATCIGCGACVAACKNASAMLFTSAKVSQYALLPQGQVEATDRVMNMVRQMDAEGFGNCTNTGACEIECPKGISLENIARMNREYLSASTKG encoded by the coding sequence ATGAAACTTACATTAAAAATATGGCGACAAGAAAACGCTAAGTCTAAGGGGAAGATGGTATCTTATCCTATTGACGGTATTGAAGGAGATATGTCTTTTCTGGAAATGCTGGACGTTTTAAATGAAGAACTTGTTGCTAAAGGGGAAGATCCGGTAGAATTTGATCACGATTGTCGTGAGGGCATCTGCGGTGCTTGTTCTTTACAAATTAACGGAGAGCCTCACGGTCCAGATAAGTTAATTACAACCTGCCAGTTACACATGCGTTCTTTTAAAGATGGTGATACCATCGTTATTGAACCATTTAGAGCTAATGCCTTTCCTGTAGTAAAGGATTTAATCGTTGATAGAAGTTCTTTTGATCGTATTCAGCAGGCTGGGGGTTATGTTTCTATAAATACTTCAGGAAATACTATTGATGCTAACAGTATTCCGGTAAATAAACATGATGCTGATGATTCATTCGCAGCAGCAACCTGTATTGGTTGTGGAGCCTGTGTTGCAGCTTGTAAAAATGCAAGTGCGATGTTATTCACTTCAGCAAAAGTATCTCAGTATGCCTTACTTCCACAAGGACAGGTAGAAGCTACAGACCGTGTAATGAACATGGTTCGCCAGATGGATGCAGAAGGTTTTGGAAACTGTACTAATACTGGTGCTTGTGAGATCGAATGTCCTAAAGGAATCTCTTTAGAAAACATAGCTCGTATGAACCGAGAATATTTATCTGCAAGTACAAAAGGATAA
- a CDS encoding alpha/beta fold hydrolase → MKIPYKNTQIKFITKGKNEPLVLLHGFLESKEIWRDYLELLSKERQVITIDLLGHGETGNIAPIHSMEDMADSVIEVLNYLEIEKANFAGHSMGGYVIMALLKKYPEKIPKISLINSTPAEDTPEKKENRERVAGLVSKNKSAFVSMAISNLLTSENNKKFKSEIEILKNEAQKMSLEGIIAATLGMKNRMDSTEIFKEFKGEKFIVVGMQDPVLDVADTLQIAKKTNAEIIEFPDGHLSFIENRDQLMHFLKSKA, encoded by the coding sequence ATGAAAATACCGTATAAAAATACACAAATAAAGTTTATAACAAAGGGAAAAAATGAACCATTAGTGCTTTTACATGGATTTTTAGAAAGCAAGGAAATTTGGAGAGACTATTTGGAATTACTTTCGAAAGAACGCCAGGTAATTACAATCGATCTTTTGGGACATGGAGAAACAGGAAATATTGCACCTATTCATTCTATGGAAGATATGGCTGATAGCGTAATTGAGGTTCTTAATTATTTGGAAATCGAAAAAGCGAATTTTGCCGGTCATTCTATGGGCGGTTATGTCATCATGGCTCTTTTAAAAAAATACCCTGAAAAAATACCCAAAATTAGTCTTATCAATTCTACTCCGGCTGAAGATACTCCAGAGAAAAAAGAAAACAGGGAACGTGTTGCCGGTTTAGTATCAAAAAATAAATCGGCTTTTGTGAGTATGGCCATTTCCAATCTCTTAACTTCTGAAAACAACAAAAAATTTAAGTCTGAAATCGAGATTCTTAAAAATGAAGCACAAAAAATGTCGTTAGAAGGTATTATTGCTGCCACATTAGGTATGAAAAACAGAATGGATAGCACTGAAATATTTAAAGAATTTAAAGGAGAAAAATTTATTGTTGTTGGCATGCAGGACCCGGTACTGGATGTAGCAGATACTTTACAAATCGCCAAAAAAACGAATGCTGAAATCATAGAATTTCCCGATGGACACTTGTCTTTTATCGAAAATAGGGATCAGCTAATGCATTTCCTTAAATCAAAGGCATAA
- a CDS encoding aminopeptidase P family protein translates to MKYDQIDRKLFIKNRKNFMERMVPGGLAVFNANDVFPIGADSTMPFQQNRDLFYLSGVDQEEAILVLFPDAPKPEHREILFLTETNPHIAVWEGEKLTKEKAFEVSGIKTVYWLQDFEKIFFEVMAQSETIYFNKNEHYRVQGSIQTETRDDRFIKWCKEKYPAHQVAKSNPILQRLRAVKDPIELDLMQQACDITEKAFRRALKFTKPGVWEYEIEAEYWHEMIRNRSKGFAYTPIIASGNNANVLHYTENNQQCKAGDLILLDTGAEYANYSSDMTRSIPVSGRFTDRQKQIYNAVNKVKTEATKWLIPGTMWDEFHKEVGKLMTSELLNLGLLDKADVQNENPDWPAYKKYFMHGTAHNIGLDTHDYGILTEPMKANQVFTVEPGIYLPDEGFGIRLEDDVVIQEKGEPFNLMRNIPIEADEIEEIMNS, encoded by the coding sequence ATGAAATACGATCAAATAGACCGCAAACTTTTTATTAAAAACCGAAAAAACTTTATGGAACGCATGGTTCCCGGGGGATTAGCTGTTTTTAATGCTAATGACGTGTTCCCGATTGGGGCCGATAGCACCATGCCTTTTCAGCAAAATCGAGATTTATTCTATCTAAGCGGAGTGGATCAGGAGGAAGCAATTTTAGTTTTATTCCCGGATGCTCCAAAACCAGAACACCGGGAAATACTTTTCTTAACCGAAACCAATCCGCATATAGCTGTTTGGGAAGGCGAAAAACTTACCAAAGAAAAAGCTTTTGAAGTAAGCGGTATCAAAACGGTCTACTGGCTACAGGATTTCGAGAAAATCTTTTTTGAAGTTATGGCACAGTCTGAGACTATTTATTTTAATAAAAATGAGCATTATCGTGTTCAGGGAAGCATCCAGACAGAAACCCGTGACGATCGCTTTATAAAGTGGTGTAAAGAAAAATACCCGGCGCATCAGGTTGCCAAAAGCAATCCTATCTTACAAAGGTTACGTGCTGTTAAAGATCCCATAGAGCTGGATTTAATGCAGCAAGCCTGCGATATTACCGAGAAAGCTTTTAGAAGAGCGCTTAAATTCACGAAACCTGGCGTATGGGAATACGAAATTGAAGCAGAATACTGGCACGAAATGATAAGAAACCGCTCTAAAGGTTTTGCATACACTCCAATTATCGCGAGCGGAAATAATGCCAACGTTCTACATTACACTGAAAATAATCAGCAATGTAAAGCTGGCGACCTTATTCTATTAGATACGGGTGCCGAGTATGCCAACTATTCTAGCGACATGACCAGATCGATCCCGGTTTCAGGAAGATTTACCGATAGACAGAAGCAAATTTATAACGCTGTTAATAAAGTTAAAACCGAAGCTACAAAATGGTTGATCCCTGGTACGATGTGGGATGAATTTCATAAGGAAGTTGGGAAACTAATGACTTCAGAACTACTGAATCTTGGTTTGCTAGATAAAGCCGATGTACAAAATGAAAATCCCGACTGGCCGGCCTATAAGAAATACTTTATGCACGGCACCGCTCATAATATTGGTCTAGACACGCATGATTACGGTATCCTTACTGAACCGATGAAAGCCAATCAGGTTTTTACAGTTGAACCGGGAATTTATCTACCAGACGAAGGATTTGGGATTCGATTAGAAGATGATGTGGTAATTCAGGAAAAAGGGGAACCTTTTAATCTAATGCGTAATATTCCTATTGAAGCAGATGAGATTGAGGAGATTATGAACTCTTAA